GCCTCTCAATTCACATGGTGCGGCCAACCTGGGGTTATGGAGAATAGTGTAATATTTGGGTAACTCTTTTATCCCGGGAAGGAacctcagatgaatggattgtataGTATATAAACAACGTGAAGTGCTTGCTGTGCACGCAACTATGGTAGACATGTTCATTCCAATTATTTCCTAAGGTGTGGCATACCTGAGTTTTTTTTTCATCATCATTCTTAGGTTCCAAAGTGAACTTGAGTCTGCTTACATGATGGATGGGGAGGATCTCATAAAAGTTCCATTTACTTGGCACTCAATTAGCAATAGGCATGCCACCTGTACCCACGCCAGACACAGGATTGAGAGAGATCATAGGCGTTTTAGACAGTAGGGAGGTTTTTTGGAAAGTTATTCAATATTCTGTTAAAATATGACAGATGATGCACAAGCACTATTAAATTGTACAATGTGGCATATATCAACTCAAATCAAAACCAACTAAATTGAGAAAATCATTGTACTTGAGCCAAAGTTTTCAAAATAAGATCAATTGGACAATCCTTATCTCTGACTTCTGAACATTGATTGTTGAACTATCATTattttaacaaaataaataaataaataaataaaaataatgtaaGGTAGCTTAATGAAATTTACTTAATTCAATAATGGGTTTGTTGCATACATAAACCCCTACCCTTTGAGATTCAAATATAGTGAAGAAAGACTTTGGACTACTACGATTTACTTTTAGTTGTTATTATGTTTCTATTGTGGATATTTAAAGCCCTCTTTTAGAGTGGAGTGGAGcattttcatcttttttattGTCTTTTTAAACGGAATTGAGGGTTGGTTTGCACATGAACAGTAAAAGTACATGAAAGGTAGGAGTTTATATGTGGAATTAAAAACAGTGCCAACATGTAAATTCCATAAAAATCAGTtagtattaaaaataaaaaaaataaataaataaataaaaattccctATCATAAAACAAGGCAATTGAGTCATAAAGGAATATATGTTACCACATCAATTGATGTAACAGGCATACCCCACATAAAATAAGTGAACATTACAAGCTGCTATGAAGATTATCTGTACCAAATCAGGCCCAGTCCTaataattaagtgggccacaccagtacgTTTGAGAGCATAAACCCCTGGCAAGTTTTTCTTTCAAACCGTACATAAGTGGGCTGCTTTATGAGCTGGAAGCAACCTGATTTGTGCACCAGACTACCCATGCTTGAGTTCTACTTTATTCACAACTCCTGATGTCCAACTTGTTGTTGCCATCTTGGCAACGTTAATGAAAAGCATCATCTGTTGAGTATGCAAATAGTGGAAGTGACCAATGCATCTTTCAAAATGTACAGTGTCCGAAATCCCACTGAAcacacccaccccccccccccccccttacaaaaagaaagaaaaagaaaaaaacgatCAACATAAGAAAATTGAATGACGATTTATGACAACCCATGTCCATTTCCTATTTTGTCAAATGATTATTTCTCCCTGGttgttagatgagctggtggagACTGTAATATGTGAGTGATCCAGGATTCAATCCCTAGTAGTGTCGCCTTTCAAAAAACAACAAACTATCTTGAGCCTATCAACCTCAATTCATTATTATTTTGGTTGGATTCAAATACGTAACCATTGGGTTCAATCCAAGTGCAATTGCTATATACTTTGGACTTCCAAAATTCCACTCTCCCGTTCTTCGTCTCCATAGAGTAGAATACAGGCTCATTGCTGCAGCTTCCACGAATTCTTGAGAAGTAGATTTTGTTTTCCATTCCTCTTATGGCTTTCATTGAAAGAGATGCCTCATGACCGACAAAAAGCGTTTGCTCTCCTAAGCTTTTCACTTCTACCCAGACCATCTTAGACTGGTCTAATAGGAAAGTGTTAATTGGATCTCCGAGATGATCTACAGAAACCATTACCAACTCTCCACCTGACTCTGTCAAGAAACAATCGCATGTCTCATTTTGGACAGCTTCTGGCTTATCAAGAACATTCCAAGTATTTTCCCTGTGATTAAAAACCCCTAACCTTCCACCTAGGCCCAAACAATGGAAAAGGCCTTCATAGAAAACAGGATTATTGTGAACAACGACAAAAGGCACTGTAGTTTCATAGTCAGAATAATTTTTCCAAGACATATCCCCAGGACAACATGTCTTGATTGAAATATGGTATGGATTTATGTTATGAACAGCAAAAACAACACAGTCTGGAGAAGTTGGAGGCGATGAGAAGGATATCCCCCAAAAGACACCAATTGAATTCGGAAGGTCGATTTGCTCTTGCGTAAAAGGATTAAAGAAGAACACAGAGTCATCATTTCGAGACACTAGCAACCAACCACCCTTCGAATGATGGAATACTGTACCAGACAAGCCCGGGATTTCAGAAACATAATTTTTCCTGTTCAAGGGGTCAAAGAACTTGCACACACCCTCTAAGTTATGATTGAATATGAGCCACGGTGTCGAAGGGGACCAAAATGCAGGAGTCATCGATAACCATCCCTTGCAGACAGCGAATAAATGTGCATGGTCCACTGCAGATATGTGTGGTATGATCAATTGTAAAACCTCTTCTGGAATGTCCAACCAATGTTTCTCTGTTTCTCTTCTGCATCCATCTTGTCCTTCATAAATTATTTggccaaactagaaaataagCTGCACATTCAGAAATAAAGGTTTCAATTTACAAGTTGGTGTTTTGTAATACAATGAATATAAGAGGGGGTGGGGGGTGAAAGCAAAGTAGAGATAAATCCAACAAAGACAAAAGTACAAACTCTTAAAAGTATGAAATCTTGGAGACTTGTATATAGTTAAATAGAATCACCACAATTCCTACATTTTACTTGCAGGCATTCTTTGGATGGCAGACCATGATGCAACTttaccaccttttttttttcataagtgACAGTTTTACTAaagtaaagaaaaaagaaaggtacACAGAGAAAAGTTGCCCTCTCATCACTCACACAAAGGGAAAAATCagcaatacattaaaaaaataaaaaaaaaaaaaaaaaaaaagaaaaaaaagaaaaagaaagaaagaaagaaaataatccCTGCCCCAGGTGCAACTGGAATAAGAAACCAATAGAACTGCTCCAACACTTAAATGCTGACTTCCCCAAAGGAAAGTGCTCCATGGATAAAACAACCCATATTATTGCACTTTATTTTTGGTACCGATATAAGAACCCTCTTATGTGATCGTTGTGTGCCACTGGCTGAAAGGGAAAtgttataggatagctataaaatCAGCTGCTTtgtgggacagaatgttgggcagttaagaacagcatgttcataggatgagtgtagctgaaatgaggatattgATATGGATAAGTGGCAAGACAAAGAAGGATAGAACTGCGCCGGTTAGGACGAGGGAAGTACACTTGGATGATTTGATCATGTGCAATGGAAACTTAGAACTgtgctggttaggagtgagttggtacaagttgaaggctctaaaagggcaagggaaggcccaaaaggacgtagATGGAGGTAATAAGGAAAAACTTGATGatctatggtctaattgaaggccTTTGAAAGAGTGaaatggtggaataggattcgTGTAGCAGACCCAAGTtacttgggataaggcttagatgatgcagatgatgatgatcaatgttACAACCCACACTTTAACTGTGCTTTTGAGGGAACAACATCTGTTGAGAAACCCTAACAACTGTCCAGTTCTCTTGAAATGAAAAAATGCCCTCGTATGAGCTTAAAAGTGACAAAATTGATCATGCTTTCACGTGTGCTAGAAGTTGCACATGTGCAAGAATAATGATTTTTTAGGCTGTTTTCTATGGAATTgcacacctgatgagtggattagcCTTGTTATTTGCACACTTGACAATTATAGCGGGGCTCACCTCTTCAACAGGTTGTATATCATAACAGAACATATATGGCCCACAACAGCCTGGCACTGCCATTACATAtggtggtaccagtaccactgtTGAGCCCACCACGTGCGTGCACGCACATGAAGGCATGTATGtgtgaacatgtgtgtgtgtgtgtgcgtgtgtgtgtgtgtgtgtgtgtgtgcaggcATGTGGGTATGGGCTTGTGTATGCATGTTCTCTTAATAATTCATAAACAAATAACCAAAATTCAAATAAAAACAAAAGGAACATTTGATCAGATCATAAATGAGAGGCACCACTAATTCTAGTTTGTCATGGGTAAGGGACACTATCATTCATATGTCAACTTCCATAAGAAATGGCACCACTAAATGAGAGG
This region of Magnolia sinica isolate HGM2019 chromosome 1, MsV1, whole genome shotgun sequence genomic DNA includes:
- the LOC131250697 gene encoding F-box/kelch-repeat protein At1g57790-like, whose product is MTPAFWSPSTPWLIFNHNLEGVCKFFDPLNRKNYVSEIPGLSGTVFHHSKGGWLLVSRNDDSVFFFNPFTQEQIDLPNSIGVFWGISFSSPPTSPDCVVFAVHNINPYHISIKTCCPGDMSWKNYSDYETTVPFVVVHNNPVFYEGLFHCLGLGGRLGVFNHRENTWNVLDKPEAVQNETCDCFLTESGGELVMVSVDHLGDPINTFLLDQSKMVWVEVKSLGEQTLFVGHEASLSMKAIRGMENKIYFSRIRGSCSNEPVFYSMETKNGRVEFWKSKVYSNCTWIEPNGYVFESNQNNNELRLIGSR